TTTACTACACTTTCTTTATTAGGTACAAGTCCGATTAAAGGTGTACGAATAGTTCTTTTTTCTACTTCAAAATATAGTGTATAGCAAGATTTCCATTCCGTTTTCTGATTCTTCAATCTAGAAATCAAATGACTTGCTTCTGTTGCAACAATAATAAAATCACTTGCTAATTCTGTACCATCGGCAAGATCTATTTGCTTGTCTTTAACGGCACTTACTTTTGTGTTAAATTGAATTGTTGTACGTATTAATTTCTCTGAGAGTTGTTTTGGTATAGCTGCAATCCCAGATTTTGGCAAGGCTGCATAGCCTTCTCCAAACATTTTATAAATAAAATTGAACATTCTACTAGAAGTAGTTAACTTGTTTTCTAAAAAAATACCACTGAAAAAAGGAGAGAAAAAGTCGGTAATCATTTCATTAGAAAAACCAAATTCTTTTAAATACGATAATGTTGTTTGTTCTTTCTCTGAAAATATCTCTAAAACCGATTTTTGTTTTAATAACCGGTTTAATTTTAATATCAATAATTTATCAGAAAATAGACCTATTCCAGAAAGTAAAGTGGGGAAAAGTAAAGAAATATTTCTAATTGGGTCACCAATCACTAGCTGTTGACCGTTTTTAAAAATAGCAGCACCGGGTAAAAATTTTTGTAAATCTAAGGCTTTAAAATCTAGATATTTTTGAGCAGCAGGGTAGGCAGTTAAGAGTACTTGAAAACCATGATCTAATTGATAACCTTGGACAATATCTGTTTTTATTCTTCCTCCAATACTACCTGTAGCTTCAATAATAACAGGAGAGAAGCCATTTTGTTCAAGTACTTGAGCGGCAATTAAGCCACTAATACCTGCACCGATAATATGTATTTTATGCTCCTGTTGTGCCATGCTAAATTTTGTTTAATAATTTAAAAGTAATAATAAACAAAATTAGTATTTTTGAAGTAGGATTGCGTATCATTTTAATTTTTTATCCTATTTAAAACTATTTATAATTCAACGGAAAGGATAAAATTAAAAGCTTAAGGAACTGCATATTCCTTAAAATAAGTAGTACCTCTATTTATTAAGGGTATAACATAAATAGTACGATTCTAAAAGTGTAATAGTTAGTAACCACTTAAAAATAGATCATGAAGTTAACGGATAAAGCAAAAGTAACACCGACAAATTCTAATGAATTGCAAAAGCGTTCTATTTATGATATAGCAATTAATGCCATAAATGGAACACCTATTTCTTTGAAAAAGTTCAAAGGGAAAAAAATACTTTTTGTTAATGTAGCCTCAGAATGCGGCTTTACAAAACAATATGAAGATTTGCAAACCTTGAGTGATACCTATAAAGATAAGTTAGTTGTTATTGGGTCTCCTTGCAATCAGTTTGGAAAACAAGAACCTGGTGCTGCATCACAAATTCAGGAATTTTGTTCACTAAATTTTGGAGTTACTTTTTTACTCACAGAAAAGATAGCAGTGAAAGGGGCTAAGCAGCATCCTCTTTATGAATGGCTCACCCATAAATCATTAAACGGTAAAAAGAGTTCTAGTGTAAAATGGAATTTCCAAAAATACCTTGTAGATGATACAGGTCAATTTATAGATTATTATTTTTCGATAACGAAACCACTAAGCTCAAAAATAATTAAGCAGTTGTAATGTCTCTAGCAATTATTGGGCTTTTAATAGATTTTGGATTGGTTGTTTTAATTTGGATGATACAATGTATTGTGTATCCAAGTTTTAGTTATTACAGTGCGGAAAATCTTATCGTTTGGCATAATAAATATACCGCGCGCTTTAGTTTTATCGTTGTTCCATTAATAGTGCTTCAGCTTATTCTGTCTATTTACGAAGTGGTATCTGTAGCTAATTTATATACTATTTTACGTCTATTACTTATTGTTGCTCTTTGGTGCGCTACTTTTTTTCAATTTGTACCTATTCATACAAAAATATCAAATGGAAAAATCTCTAGTGAACTGCTTGTTTCTTTAGTGCATAAAAACTGGGTGAGAACCGTATTATGGACACTTTTATTTCTACTTAATTTATATTACTATCTAAGTTTTGCAGTGTAGCGATACGCTATTCCAAAATTATAGCACCTAATTCTAACATAAAATCTTCTTCTTTTTTATTGCCAATTATAAAAGCAATTTCTTCTATAGTGTTGTCTTTATAATTAGGAAGGTCTAATTTACGACCTCTAAAAATTGGTGTCATCTCAGCTAAAGAAAAGGATAGGGTTTCCCATTTTTTTGAGGTGTTAAAATGAGTTATATACGAATGACTATCAGATTGTTTAGTTTTAAATCTCAACTTATAGCTTTTTCCATCGCCTTTAATTGTTATTGTAATTTTTGAATATGAAGAAGTGTCAAGGGCCTCAAATTGATATCTTAAAGATGAAAAACCGCCATTATCCTCTAATGAAACATGACCATCAAAAATACCTTTACCTTCTTTATTTTGATAAAATTTACCTGAAGATTTCCCTCCCATTACAACATCATCTATGACAGACCACGTAGAAATATCAGAATTTTCATCAAATTTAAAAACAGTTAAGGATTGCATAGTTTCTTTATTTTTAATTTCTAAAATAAATTAGGTTTATGTACTCGTAATTTTAAAAAGGATATCCGATAGCAAAATTAAACATTAAGTTATTGTCTCCACCATCAAAAAAAGGAATCCTGCTTCGTTCTCCTTCCTCATAATATGGCACGCGTATTGGAGAAGCTAAATCTAATCGAATAACAAAACTTTGGATATCTACTCTTAATCCAAACCCCACGCCTACACCTAATTCTTTGATCCAGTTATTGCTAAATTTCCCTTTGCTATTTAGTTCTTCTATAAAGGCTATATCATCTTCGCTATCATCATCTGATGTTTCTACATCATAGGTTAACCAAACGTTTCCAGCATCAGCAAAAATGGCACCTTTTACATAAGAAAAAATAGGAAATCTGTATTCAAGATTGGCTTCAAACTTTAAATTACCAGACTGGTCATAGTAAGAGGTAGTATCATCATCTTCAGAATAGAATGTTCCAGGACCTAGTGAACGAATTTGAAATGCTCTAACACTATATGCACCTCCTGAGAAAAACTGCTTCGCGTAGGGTAGTGTAGTGGAATTTCCGTAAGGTACTCCAATTCCGGCATAAGCTCTAGCTATAAACGTGTTTTCATTTTCCCAACGATGGTAATAGCGAACATCAACATCCATTTTTGCATATTGAGCATAATCTAGTCCAAAAGCAGTTTCTTTTCCTCCACTTAAAAGGTTTAACGTATTTCCTGCAATGTCAAAATTAGTTTCTAAAAATATTGGATTTGTTTTTTCTTCATTGGCTAATTCATTATACGTGAATTT
This genomic stretch from Cellulophaga algicola DSM 14237 harbors:
- a CDS encoding NAD(P)/FAD-dependent oxidoreductase; translation: MAQQEHKIHIIGAGISGLIAAQVLEQNGFSPVIIEATGSIGGRIKTDIVQGYQLDHGFQVLLTAYPAAQKYLDFKALDLQKFLPGAAIFKNGQQLVIGDPIRNISLLFPTLLSGIGLFSDKLLILKLNRLLKQKSVLEIFSEKEQTTLSYLKEFGFSNEMITDFFSPFFSGIFLENKLTTSSRMFNFIYKMFGEGYAALPKSGIAAIPKQLSEKLIRTTIQFNTKVSAVKDKQIDLADGTELASDFIIVATEASHLISRLKNQKTEWKSCYTLYFEVEKRTIRTPLIGLVPNKESVVNNIFYHTSLNTATTATKELLSVTVIDHKNLSEEALIKRVQIELKEQCAIEGTRFIKLYHIPTALPNLDHLRYEMSPSETRLTSGIFLAGDTQLNGSLNAAIISGERAALAVIETISGTVLS
- a CDS encoding glutathione peroxidase; amino-acid sequence: MKLTDKAKVTPTNSNELQKRSIYDIAINAINGTPISLKKFKGKKILFVNVASECGFTKQYEDLQTLSDTYKDKLVVIGSPCNQFGKQEPGAASQIQEFCSLNFGVTFLLTEKIAVKGAKQHPLYEWLTHKSLNGKKSSSVKWNFQKYLVDDTGQFIDYYFSITKPLSSKIIKQL
- a CDS encoding CIA30 family protein; the protein is MQSLTVFKFDENSDISTWSVIDDVVMGGKSSGKFYQNKEGKGIFDGHVSLEDNGGFSSLRYQFEALDTSSYSKITITIKGDGKSYKLRFKTKQSDSHSYITHFNTSKKWETLSFSLAEMTPIFRGRKLDLPNYKDNTIEEIAFIIGNKKEEDFMLELGAIILE